Within Antennarius striatus isolate MH-2024 chromosome 22, ASM4005453v1, whole genome shotgun sequence, the genomic segment GTGGGCAACTACAGGTACCCATAAGGCCCAAAATGTATGGAATTACCAGTCCAAATAGAAACAGCACTGATTGTCACGTTGGATGCCTAAGAAAATTAAGTAATTCCTCCCATTCTGGGAAATGTTGGTGGAGGATTTGCTGATTTTGACATTATCTATGAAACTACAAATACAATGTAGGTATTTaaatacaaatgcaaataaagtgaaagaaaatgtttttaaacacaTCGATTAAACTCAAATTGGTCAGATTAAGACCTTTGAGATGTTGGGATCCATGATATCAAATATTTGTATGAGAAAATGTGCAGATGTGTCTCTCATAAAACATGCATGATATGCACTTTGTTAGAATTTTCGCAGTCTCATGCAATAGATGCAatcaaatgtataaaatatgtatttgcaTTGTTCCCAGTGCTCATATAGTTTGCATTACATCTCATGTGGATGCTTAGGTTTCCGAGGGCAAACGTAACTCACGTTTCTGGTGGGATCTTCATCTGGCCGTCAACCATCAGGCACATTGAGCTGGAGAGGATAATCCACAGCAGCATCATGAGCCTTGCTCTGTGCGGCCCACTTCTGTGTGAATTACTGGCATTCCCAGTGCTTCCCCAGCTCTGGCTATTCATCCCTGCAGCTGCCGCGATCAGCATCCTTCCAGCAAATTGTCTCACACCGCCTCCAAGAGAAAAAGATGTAATTGGGACAGCGTTGAGGGAGATTAGACATACTCAGGTCACAGGGAGCGCACCCCTTGACAATGACCAGAGTGCAATCGAGAAAGGTTCAGTTTCCAAAACAGCCTGAAAGGACATTGCTTggattgttttattaaattatttaatcaaaaatgacaaaactttCATTGCACTAAATTAATTTACTGTATTCTTTTTCACTAGAAAACATTTCCAAAGATTTTCATGAGTTTTCTGTTATTGATGCaacattctttaaataaaaactcgCACTAAATCCTTATGATAGGGGAAAATTAGATTTAAACCCACAGCAACTATTATTTCCACATTTTCcatcattaaaatcaaagtcaaaagGACGAAATAAGCTTTTGTATTATTAGCTTCGTGGTTGAAACAACTCATGTGTCAGCTTGCATTGTCCTTCTCAGccattagcatttagcatccTTCCAGAGTCATATCACTAACCACCCCTTAAAGGCAGTCCAATATTCACCTTCTTTTAAGCTCTAGATTTTTTAATGTCCACTAAAAACCAAACTAGACTAAAACAATTTGATGTAGCATCCAGACATGCAGGATGCTAATTTGAAAGAAGCTGGAGCCAAAAAAGTGGGTTGCAGGAAGATTAAAGTTCTTCCCCAATTCATCAGAGACAGAGTGGGACTAAAGATTACTCACTATGTCATTGGGTCAGAGCTTTAAAACCATTCCATTTGAGAGTATGGAATTAAAGTCCAGATAAAACGGAAACAATGAAAATGCCTGGTGATCTGATGTCAGCTCAGCTGGTTGCCCTGGCGCACAATCGTGTCCAGGAAGCTCTTGTCTCCGGTGTCAAAGGTCACGTCTACACACCGGGGTTCGCTCAGTCTTGCCATCTTCCTGCACCTCTTGATTCTATTTCCATCCCTCTCATCTTCCACTCCTCTCTTCCATACTCACTCCTTCTGATTTACAAGATgatgaggaggggaaaaaaagaggtgGGCAGGCGATGAAAGGCTTGGGACGTCCTGGCAAAACTTTAGTCGCCCCTCAAGCTCGGTCCATGTTACCCGGCAACCAAGTGATCCAAAGCTGGACGCACACAGAGAGATAAAAATCCCCGAGAGACATCAAGTTATTTTCTGCCTTGCTTTTTCCTGAATGGTTCCTCGCTGATGACCTCACAACCCGGATGGATCCAGACCAAAATCTTGCAGGGTTTCCTCACAAATGCGATAGCGGATTGGGAGTAAGATGCATGGATGGAGGGATAAAGTGACtacctctttcttcctctttggaGTATCTCCTCTTGCTCTCACCAGTTTATACCATAATCCAGGCAGGATTAaacccctcctccctccatccctcctgctctctctctctcacacacacacaaacacataaatacacacatactgtatcttcTGGTATCTTTTCTCTTTGACCTACTGTGTTTCCAGCCCTGCCTGTCTTTCTAGCCATTTCCCTCTTTTTTTGCCTCACTCTTTCACATCAGACTTTCTTTCACCTTCTGCACCCACGCCCccgcaaaacaaaaaaagagtctCATTTATGCTTTTCCTCATGaattttctctgtgtttctgtttttaatgagaGTGTTAAAAGAGAGTGAATGAGAGAAACCGTGGCCATATTGAAACTTAAATGTCCTCATCTGTCAGGGGAAACGGGAGAAATAAAACGAGAAGGGACGAGAGGAATATGagcagaaagaagaggaataaaaatTTGAACAAATGGATGAGTAAGAAAAACATGCTGACAAATAGGAAGTCGGGGTTGTTGGGTTGGCCGGTTACTGTATTAATGGGGAGTCGTGATGTGGAGGAGGACACACTCATctgacacaaatgtaaacacactgAGACACCTAGTGGACTCTAAttacctcacacacacgcacacacactctctctctctctctctctctctctctctctttctctctctcacacacacacacacacacacacacacacacacacacacacacacacacacacacacacaaatacaaagatCAAATCTTTAATTATCAACAGAGATCTATTATTGCACATGCTTCCCAAATAAgcataattataaattattataatattataattcaTAACTTATGACTTTAAACTCTTAAACTTTTCAATTGTTTTGTTTAATCAAtgactcatgttttttttttaatgtcatataATGTATGAGAGCGACGGTGGTGACGTGACGTCATAATGACGTCTACACCTCAGATGGTCTGTCATCCTGCAGAACCATTAAGATACATTTAACTTAATaccaagcacgcacacacacacacacacacacacacacacacacacacacacacacgcacaccacgAAGCAGAGGCTGAATTGTTACAACAGCACACatgacatacacacaaacacactgcattgAATGCTgcgttaaaaacacacactgttcagaCCGGCTGAGGTTTAGTGATGCAGTCAGACCTTCATGTACCGGTGTGTAACAACTGTGGGACCttacacccccccacctcccaccaccACAACTGACCCAGATCACTAATGATGGGGATGAACCATGTCTTATCATAgaaatacatatactgtatgaataATTCAAAGTACAAATTTCTCACCTGAATCCAAGTAGAGATCAATTGGGTTCCAGTAAAAAATGCCGTATAATATAAGTTGATGCtgcaaaaaaagcaacaattCCTAACGATAGCAATATTTCTCATTGGATTCGTCAGTTTCTGTATTGTTGATACCAGTTCATGGTGATGACATCCTCCATCTGAGCGTCAAAAAGACGAGGTCTGAAGTCCTCACAAACTGAAGACCCCGCCTCGCTCACTGGAGGCCATTGATTAGTTTAAGTCAGGGCTGAACGTCAGCTTTTACATTTGGCTCCATCAGCTAAACCAGCAGTCTGGAACCTATGTGATGGACTGATGAAGGAATTTgttacacacagacagaaaattacaaacaaaatacacaacaaaagaACGTTTTGAGATCCCCACTGGAcccaaaataataatttgagaAAGAGAGATTGTCATGGATTTTAATTTGCTCGTCACCAACATAAAACCAGAAAAATCCATGCATGAAGAAACCATGAGTGACAGGCCTTCATCACCGTTGTCCACAGCTGAAGTGCCCCACGCTGACAACTTCGTGAgtcacccagtgtgtgtgttaatgaagCAGTCGATTCTCATGTGTCATTTGTCGTCAGCTCATTTAGTCAGAGCCATTAAATGTGATTGTTACCCTTTGACAGAGGCAGGGGGGCTCATGTTGAGGCGTCTGACATCACTGGTGAACTCTAGTAACCCCCAAAAAACTTGAATAACCAAGCAGAAGCGATGGTTGTTTGGTCAATAGGTGCGTAAAAAagtctattttattatttcatctgGTGTAAGAAAAATGTATTCCTTGGGACAATAAAATTAAGTTTGGATTGAAACATAGGTTTTTCTAATTTAACAAAATCAGAGATTAGATCAGAATTGATATATTGGGGAGGATGAATATGTTTAGTATCCGATACACCTGCTGATCACACgactaaaaaatatttaaattattgatgagAGAATTGAATCACcactgattatttttaaatgttcatttttcttctagCACTTTACCAGTAATCATCAAAGGTTGAAATTAACCTCCAACAAGGTCCATTTAATTAAAGTTTCATCCGCTGATGGGATTTTGGTACCGCCGATTGGGTAACATGATGTTTTCTAAGCATAAAGGTCAGCGGGTCACCTCCTGGTACAAATGAGAACCCCCCCATTAACACTATTATGTCAACAACTCTTTTATTGGATTTTAATTTGTGCTCAGTTATGTGCAACAAAAAGTGTTTatattggaaaaaaatgagCTTGTAAAAAATTTATTAGACTTAATGCGGCAAGGCTTCTCTGCACGGCTCGGTGTCTAAAAACCAGCCGATTCATTACGTTATTGATTGTGATAATGTATGAAGCTGGATCAACAATGAATGCCATAATAATCACCATCATTTTGTCTGTTAGTCTCAGTAAGCCATACACAAATAAAGACAGCAAACAAGTGTCACTTTGAGAACTTTTTATATCCAATTAAAATATATTCGTTATGAGCGAATCATTCCTGACAATAAGacatatacttttttttagaaTGGTTTCAGTAACATTCTAACGTCCCACATGAatatattagaaaaaaattaaatgttttaaatcaaagCCCAAAATCTGATGAATGAGTGCAGACATGTAGTTTTGTATATCtatgtcttctctgcaggtGCATGCTGGTTATTTTTACTTGGAGGACATTTCTTACTTCTTCTTAAAACTTAGAGCGttagattttttatttgttgtttgtttactgttgtgGTGTGGCTAAAAAAGATTAGCATCAAAGCTAAGCAAAAACTATGAACCTCAGCTTTGACAAATGACATACTGTACTTCCTACTAAAGCAACTTTTTGTGATACAGTTTGGTTGGACGCCTTCAGATGATCTGTGGTCTAACAGTCTTTAGCAAAGAATATTCTGTATTTCTTAATGTAAATTCTTTTGAATAGTCCTGTGAACTCCAAAGTTATTGTTCGACATATTTACCAACCCACATAGCTCACTTTAATtccagaaataatttttttctcaagaGGAAAACATAAATTGCTCTATTATTCCTGAGCTGAATTCCTTTTCAGAACTATGGCATGACAGCAGAATCCCTTCACCCTCAAGATGGGGCTACGTAATAATGGCTCTGGCAGGGATGTTGTAACGGTGACAACCCTAATAGAACAACCTCGACCGGATTATCTGACATGGTCCAATCCTGTAAGTGACAAACTGCCACTGAGCGACATGAGGTAGTGCAAGTTGAAAAATCTCCTGTACTTTCCTTAATACCTTGAGTTAAGCCTTTATGAATTATTTGTGATATTCAGGAGAAGTAAGACAAACCTGCACTATTAACATGACTTAAAGTGCAGTGAAGAATTAATCTCTGAAACACctgaatatacagtatcttGTGGCAGGCTAACTCatcagtttccctccaaaatCAAAAGACTAGACAGAGACAGTATTAATTTActgcagctaaaaaaaacaacacacaatacAGATATGTTGGGAAGCAAAGAACAGCAAAatgaacaacaaaacaacaaggtATTACTTTGATAATATTAAAAGAATTCGGGTAGTAAAATATTCTTAAGTCTTCTATAAAGCAAAACAGTACAAGCTTCATTTAAAAgttgtaaattcaaatgacatATAAACatccccatttttttcaaatgtacagaaacaaaaaaacatttaaaaacctttACACTTCGCTTCATGAGTGAAGTCAGTTTCAAGTCCCTTTGAGCATCATCTTCGGAAACATTTGCGAAAATAAAGGAGCCTTCCTTTGAATAAAGAActaaattagaataaaattcTGCTACATCTGGTGGGAAAAAAATTGTGCTTTTTACTACCAGATCCAAATAAGCGTGAATTTGCAGCGTCGCCAGGAGTGAACTTAAATCTCTGCTACATTTTCTTACTGATCACAGATGAGGTAAATACTGACGTACTCTCAAAGGTTTTCCCTCTCAGATGAGTCACAGGATGAAATGCTGggttgtttggttatgcaaaaaCTGTCATACAGTCCAGAGGTGATACAGTATTTGTTATTTTAGCGCCGATcgcaggaggaggcggggctttgTGAAGTACGGGAGGAGCCTTGCTGCTCCGGGCTCGATTTGTTCATAGAGCGACGAGTCATCAGTACTTGTTACTTGCGTTGGGGGTAAAGCGGCTGACGTAGGCCTCGTAGATGGTGTCAAGAAATGAGCTGTCggtctgacacacacaaccaaaagTCATTATGCTGctcgagtgtgtgtgcgtgtgtgctgaacaacaacaaatctAACACAACAAATGggcaaaatgaaatgatgttaTTTTACCTGGATTAGAGTCAGGAGTGTGGATTGGAGCTGGCTTCTGGACAGAACTCGGATCTCCTTCTGCAGCGGTGGTCCAGGTAAGGATGAAGCCTCCTTGGCAACTGTTGTCAACCCGTCGCCAGCCTTTGTCTGAGTGAAGACGCTGGGTGAGAGGAGCTGGTTTGGGGCCACAGTGGCTGCTATCCTCTCGGGGGACATGACCTGGACAAACAGAACAGTCAGCAGTTGTTCCAGTCAGGAACATGACCTAATCGGTTCTCAGCTGCCTACCTGAAGCTGCAGGGCGGCCTTCTGGCCCACAGTCGATCTAGTCAGGTTTGGCACTGCGGCCGCATCTTGTCCTGGAGTGGACCCCAGAAAACGAGGGGCCAGTCCATGACTGAGTCTCGGGGGATTGTGGGTCGTGAGGCTTTGCTCCTGCTGGACCAGCTGGAGCTTCAACAGGAGCTCATGGGGTGACACCACACCGGGCATCTGGGAGAACGGACCTGAGTGGACAAATAagactttaaataaaaagttaaaactgAAACAGCATAAAAGAAACAACTAGTTAACCAAACTCTTGCAGGTAAGCATAATAATGTTGCACATCAAGCaataaattacacatttataagaaaatgaagggatttgtttttttttacaaaaattttATGTCAAGGTTAAGTTTGTGTGACTTATTGAAAGGAATAAAATGATACCCTGTTGTGACGTCTGAAGGAGTCGGTCATTGGCCAGTTCAGAAGGTAGCAAACCTGGTAAAAAGagaacaaatatattttaatataattgatCATTTATAAACAATTCCGTTTGTATATTTGTGAGAGAATTTTATAAGGTTCATTATACTGAACTTTTTTTATCGTATGAATTCACGGTAACTTGGAATAAAAGAGGTCTCCACCTGTTTGTACGCTGGAAGCTAATTGGCTGCTGTGCTGCGTCTCCGGTTGAGGTTTGTGTAGGTTGAAAATCAGTTGCTGGTTTTGTTGTGCTTGAATATGAGAACACGGTTTGGAATCCACCATAACAGGCTGAGGGGAGAGTTTGGGGTTCgtctgcagaggaggagggtTGGAGCAACACAATGGGGCGGAAGGAGcgagggaggtggaggagggaggagttgaCTGGGTTTGGAAAAGTTTCTTGATTGGGTCTGAGTGAAGGTGCTgctcctgatgatgatgatgatggtggtgatggtggaggtgttgctgctgctgctgatgaggatgatggagcacatggtgatggtggtgatgctCCAGCGGAAGCCCGTTGTCGCACAGCCTGTTCTCGGGGGACTCGGACAAGGTTTGGAGCACTCCTACGACACCCCCGGCCCCTCTCTGTCCCTGCATGAGTTTCTGGATGGCCGGGCAGTGCTGAGGATGGTTCTGCTGCTGGGCGGAGGTGGGACTGGAAACCACCAAACCCACAGCCGTCCCCGCCTTTGTGGGTGCGCTGCTCGAGTTCGCGGCGTCCTCGTATGTCAGCGTCCGGGCGACGGGCGGGCGGATGACTTTCCCTGCTGACGACCcgtcaggaggcggagccaaagGAGAGACCGGGCCGGTTTTGGGCGGGGGTTGACGTTGGCGTTGGGAGCCGAATAAAGtggcgagagagagagacttggGTTCGGTAACTTCACTGTCCTGtgttagacaaaaaaaagaacagagacGTGTGATGCAGTTACGTCTGACCAATCAGGCAAAGATGTGATGACAGAAAACCCACACAAATAGAGGACCATCTCAGAAGATGTCGATACTGTGCTTCGAAGGGCAACACTTCCTGAAAGGGCTTTTGACCTCTTGTACTACTCTGTGGAGCTCTGATCCAACACAAATCCACAAATTCATCCACTAAGACGTACTGAATCCACAGCTAGAGTGGCGTCTGCGGTGGGTGTGGGTGATTCACCTGAGCGTTTGGTTTGAGCGGTATCGGTTTTATCAGGTTGGGGTTCCCACACAGAACGCTGCTGCCGCCGATCTCCTTCGGCTCCGATGCGGTCTGCCTCAATCGAATGGAGCGAGGATGGATTCCAACAAGAGGAGATGCAAACAATGATAGAAAATGACTTCATgccatataaaatatttatctgaaCTTCTCTGGAGTGTGCAGAAACTTGGACGTTTCCGTACCTTGTCATACTCTGTGCGTGCTTTGGTCAACATCTGGATAATATCTACTGCCTTCGCTtgactttctcctcctcctggggaCAACCATCCACCCTGAGACTGAGCCAGGACCTGCTCCTGCTGGGTTAGACTAAACACATACAAGACATGCTTTAAATTGTAGTACTGTTTTTGGGGGACCACTTTACTTGAGCctaattaaaatcaaatcaaaagcaTATATTCTAGCATATGCATTTGCTGAAACTAAACACCACATTGGTGATCCATTAATAACTTCTTGGAGTGTCCATCTGGGTGCAAAGATATGAATCAAACTCCCTCAATGGCCGGAGGACCATAAGTCACCAGCGCCTGTTTATCTAACCGAAACTTATTTAGTGTTTGTGGTCATATAAGCACttacatcttcatcttctgGGCGATGCGTTGACAGTCCTCCTTATCGTAGAACCAAATCCCGTGGATAACCACTGGGGGCGGGAGGATGggaggggagaaagagagacattAACATTAATGCAACAAAGGTCCTGGTTGGTATGATATCCCCGTCGATTATAAAAATCAAGTTAGCTGGTGAAACAGGGACATTGCCCATTGAAGGTTTGAAATGCGCCAGCCAAGAAGGTCAGCAGACGAAATAATGAGTTTTCCGACATGCCATAACCTTAAAATCAAATGATTGCACAGACATGCTGCCGTCTGCCTCTGcagcggtgatgtcatcaaggcTAAACGGACACGTAAACAGTTTCCCAGTGGGAGTCGGAGTCAATATGGGCCCCTGGGGTCTCCTGGACTACATACAGGATATGGAGTAAACCAGGGAGGATAGcagtaacaaacaacaacaataacgtTAGTGTGATGGCGAAACTGAATCAGATCATTACGTCTTTTCATACTATGGAGAAACTCATAATTTTTTGTGCAACAATATTTAATGGCAAGAAAAATAGTGAaagtcttggaaaaaaaaagaaataaccaCGCAAATCCCATGGAACCACAGTAACTTCCATGAACAAATGACATTTGTCTCTAAAAAAGCGTGTAAAAAGTGCTCGTTGCAGTGAGGTACCCGAATTATGACATCACGCTTTGGGgaatataaacatgttttttttgcatatatttGCTACGAGTGAGGTTAGAAAAACTAGGGGGGTCAGTGTGGCTGAAGAGgaacagacaacacacacacacacacacacacacacacacacacactcacacacacacacacagttcagttGAGCATGGGAAAGTCAGCCTTGAACCAAATAAGTCACTGCAGTGGGAGACTCCCCAGTGGGGTAAGGGCCACTTAGTCCTCACTGGGGATGagactgacagagacagagggaCACACAGTCAGTCAATAAGCTGGAAAActagtggggggtggggcataGAACTGTTAGAAGTGAGATGTGTTAGAGAGGAGCTTATCAACATGGCAACCAGAAGGGAGTCATCTAGTTCTCCGAGCTCCCAAGTCGTCACGAAACAGAGACTGAGTCTGATCAGTGATTATAACTAAACCAGAGTGAAATCAGTGAGACACTTAGGGTCTCTGAAGTTTTTAGATGCTCTGAGCAGTCGGAGCTGCCAAGTCTATGGAAAGCCCCTCGGTGAGAGTGGTAAGGGATGGggtaggaggaggaagaggagggaggagggctACAACAGGCACAACCAgcataaaagtttttttctttttttaaaagctggttgagagagatagaaagacagagagagagagaggaagagggacatTTGAATTGAATACCAAAGGAAACCGGATCGCGAAACTCTTCTGAAAGCTCACATGGGTAGAAAGTTTCCACAGGAAGATGAACAAAACGAGGGACCACAATTTGTTTTCACCAACTGAGAATTTTTAATTCTGAACGGACAACTCTGAGGTGACCTGGAAGCTTTGCCGATTACCAATCATTTGAAATTCTGGAATTGATCCAGGACAGGAGCTGTGCGCTACTTTCAGACCCTGTTCGACTACGACCAACCAGCCACAAAACAGCAAGCACTCCTTGACAGGACTCCGGTAGGACAAGAGAGCATAGAAAGGCGATCGGCAGCCAGCTTTGAGTTACAAATACGTAGCCCGATTCAAAAAACATTCTCTATACTTTGTTTAGCTTTCATGCAGTTGGAAATCCAGGCGTATCAGAAATGCAGTCTAGCATATATTAggtgtgttttactgttttgttgGGAAAGCTCAGCGCATCAGTCATGAAGGACCAGTGTTGATATTTTTTCAGCTCGTACTTAGTTGGCTGGAGGTTAGCCAGGAGTAGGTGCTCTTACAGCAATACATATTACTGATTGGAATTCTAGTTGTCTGAAAAGAACCATGACATCCTTTACTTAAAGGATCCCATCGGAAAAGAGAACATATTGACAACTACAGATATATACATTAATCTGAGAAGACATTACAGGTGGCATTCAAATATCTCCCTTGGCTTTGCCACTTCTGCTGTGACCTGACTTCACGGTGCTACCCAACACGTCAGTGCATCCTCTGCTTCTAAAGAAATAATTCTCGCAGGAACAGGTATTGCATCACCTTCGGAATTCTCTTCAGCGAATATTCCGCGAGATAAGAAATCACTGGAGGTGCTGCTGAAGTTTGACCGACTGCAAATTCAGAGAGACCGCTGAGAGCAGCCATGCTGAGAGCCTTTTTTCAGAGGAAACCGAAACACAAGAGACTGGAAGAAGAACCAGAGGTCCGGTTTAAAGGAACCCTGGTGTCAGAGAGAGACTTGGGATACACTTACATCCGACCCGGAGGTAAGACTGTCTGTAAACTTGATGCACGGACTGCCATGTATGCAAAACTGCTGCATCCATCTTCCAACAATTTTTTGagaaaaagtcaaaaacaaaactataacATCTTATGTTTGTCCTTAGAAAATGACTTGGCAATTAACTGATGGGCAGGAATTTATTCATTATCTAAATGAGTTTCAACCCTTAAACAAATAAACTCTAATCAATTTTTGGACTTTGCTTCATTAAAGGGGCTTACAAAGGAGGGGAAAATTTAAAACTACCTTTATCTTCACTCAATGTAATTATATTACAATTCAAAATATGCACCACAGATCCAGTGGCATGTGAGGAGAGATATAACTACTAACGTCTCAGCTAAAACTATGACTCAAACTGACAATACTGTAAGTTGTACATCCATATTTTACTCTGGAAACAGATTACAGAACACTGCTTGAATCTGTGTgtttacaggaaaaaaatcaaaaaatcctCTGACATGGAATGTTTGCTTGAGGAATAACAGGAAAATTTCCCTAATGCCCCCTAAATCTGGTCCTGTTCTGCAGTATATCTCTACACTTTATTTTTAGGCTGGGGTGCCACTTTGTGCCAACTGCCATTCCAGGAATTGAGGGCAGTGACAGAGAGCTACATGTTTGTGCAACGATAAGATTCCACGACTCCTGCAACCAGGGGTCACGACACAGCGGGACTGGCACCATTATGACCAGCCTGAGGCCTAAAGAGTTTGGACAGTGAAATAACATCTTTAAGACCTGGGATGCATTTTTGTTTAAACAGTGAATTACCCGAAAGACATTCACTCACCACAAGAATGCCACCATCCGGTAAATACTTAGCTTTGCTCAGCGTTCTCATGCTTTATTTGGGAGATTTGacgttttttgtctttttttgttaaaaccAACGGAAGTCTTGGGTTAGGACTCAACCTCCTGAAATATCTGAATGTAAATCATTAGCCATAATGATGTCTTATGTCCTTTCTTGGGCGCTTTATTTCCTGTCTCATTAAGAAAATGGAATGAAGCCACTCACCATTAGGTTTTCTGAGTTCCCAATGAATAGACATTCAATTAACCATTCGTTTAAAATTCATTAACTGATATATATGCCCCGACCACATCTAGAGACCATTGCTATCGCAGATCATCCTTAATGTGTCTTGGGAGCAATTAAATCTGGTAGGAAACATGTTTAAAGGTGAGACAGAAAAGTTTATGTCACACACATAATTTCTCTTCCAGATGTTTAACACTGACCAAAATTGCATAAGTGTCAGTAAAACTAATGAAGTGCTACTGTAAGGGGATCAAAGCAGGAATTAAGAATCCATTGCACTGTAAACACAGGCATTCCACCTGCCTCTATCTGAGCCTGACGGAGAGTGTGACACCatggtggggggagggagggaggtctCTGTGTGTCAGCAATTcctgagtgagtgtgtgtttgtattatcAGCGAGTGTTGCGGTGTATCTAATCTTGGCTGGCTGGTTTTGTAGTGCTGTCAGGCTTTTCTCCCACAGGAACACTCAGCAacgtatgtgtatgtgtgtgtgtgtgtatgtgtgtgtgtgtgtgtgtacgcaagTCAGGTCTCAGAGGGAGACAGGCTGATAAAACTGATAGAACACAATACCTCTGCTCCTTATATGGAACGAATGTTTCCCTCTCAACTAAAAAGCATGCCACACAATCTGTTCACTCTATCATATCGTTCATCTTCCAGCCAACTTCCTTCATGCGGCCATGGACACACTTCTCATTTATGCTGCGTATGTGATGCGATCACAGTGCAATAACGCTCACAAATGCATTGTCACATGTGGATTCAGA encodes:
- the dcp1b gene encoding mRNA-decapping enzyme 1B is translated as MTATSAGSSSCLPAKGLDISLAALQRQDPYINNIVDVASQVALYTYNNRTNEWEKTEVEGTLFIYTRLASPRHGFTIMNRLNMENLTEPITKDLDFQLQHPFLLYRNARLVIHGIWFYDKEDCQRIAQKMKILTQQEQVLAQSQGGWLSPGGGESQAKAVDIIQMLTKARTEYDKTASEPKEIGGSSVLCGNPNLIKPIPLKPNAQDSEVTEPKSLSLATLFGSQRQRQPPPKTGPVSPLAPPPDGSSAGKVIRPPVARTLTYEDAANSSSAPTKAGTAVGLVVSSPTSAQQQNHPQHCPAIQKLMQGQRGAGGVVGVLQTLSESPENRLCDNGLPLEHHHHHHVLHHPHQQQQQHLHHHHHHHHHQEQHLHSDPIKKLFQTQSTPPSSTSLAPSAPLCCSNPPPLQTNPKLSPQPVMVDSKPCSHIQAQQNQQLIFNLHKPQPETQHSSQLASSVQTGLLPSELANDRLLQTSQQGPFSQMPGVVSPHELLLKLQLVQQEQSLTTHNPPRLSHGLAPRFLGSTPGQDAAAVPNLTRSTVGQKAALQLQVMSPERIAATVAPNQLLSPSVFTQTKAGDGLTTVAKEASSLPGPPLQKEIRVLSRSQLQSTLLTLIQTDSSFLDTIYEAYVSRFTPNASNKY